The following proteins are encoded in a genomic region of Leptotrichia sp. OH3620_COT-345:
- a CDS encoding effector binding domain-containing protein, with protein MKEFIFIILNGFADWEAAFLSAALNVREFSTGYAVKYASIDKEIKISTGGLKVIPHMTIDEISDEVSGIVLVGSYNWRKLDNEISGKIINLVKKFKNNGKVVGAICDAARYLAVNGILNDCRHTVNDFEEIKNSEKYTNHKNFIYTDIDSVIDGKMVTATGTGAICFAANVMRALGDISEKNINFFYDMYTLGYPKAMENFNKADKINYEIVEINEKTIIGLKERIKDDNDTMFKKIADLWDNLFKEERILKNNRRINDNYTGVYYNYIMDDRLEYDNLVGCEIFDENGEIYKNIMKINIPSGKYAKFKILGDPKKILAEFWGNLDGYLKERNLERSFNYDFEEYIGGNGFDNVEIHIYIGIK; from the coding sequence ATGAAAGAATTTATATTTATCATTTTAAACGGATTTGCAGATTGGGAAGCGGCTTTTTTATCAGCGGCTTTAAATGTAAGAGAATTTTCTACAGGTTATGCTGTAAAATATGCTTCGATCGACAAAGAAATAAAGATTTCAACAGGAGGGCTGAAAGTTATCCCTCATATGACAATAGATGAAATATCCGATGAGGTTTCAGGTATAGTATTAGTGGGCTCATACAACTGGAGAAAATTGGACAATGAAATAAGCGGAAAAATAATAAATCTTGTAAAAAAGTTTAAAAATAACGGAAAGGTAGTAGGAGCAATTTGTGATGCTGCTCGTTATCTTGCAGTAAACGGAATTTTAAATGACTGTCGTCATACAGTAAATGATTTTGAAGAAATAAAAAACAGTGAAAAGTATACAAATCATAAAAATTTTATATATACTGACATAGATTCTGTAATTGACGGAAAAATGGTAACTGCTACGGGAACGGGAGCAATTTGTTTTGCAGCAAATGTGATGAGAGCTCTGGGTGATATTTCCGAAAAGAATATAAATTTCTTTTATGATATGTATACATTAGGCTATCCTAAGGCGATGGAAAATTTTAATAAAGCCGATAAAATAAATTATGAAATAGTGGAGATAAATGAAAAAACCATTATAGGATTAAAGGAAAGAATAAAAGATGATAATGATACAATGTTTAAAAAAATAGCAGATTTATGGGATAACTTGTTTAAAGAAGAAAGGATATTAAAAAATAACCGAAGAATTAACGATAATTATACAGGAGTATATTATAATTATATTATGGATGATAGACTTGAATATGATAATCTTGTAGGATGTGAAATTTTTGATGAAAATGGAGAAATATATAAAAATATTATGAAAATAAATATTCCGTCAGGGAAATATGCAAAATTTAAAATTTTAGGAGATCCTAAAAAAATATTGGCAGAATTTTGGGGGAATTTAGACGGTTATTTAAAAGAAAGGAATCTGGAAAGATCATTCAATTATGATTTTGAAGAATACATAGGCGGAAACGGATTTGATAATGTCGAAATACATATTTATATAGGAATAAAATAA
- a CDS encoding YafY family protein: MQINRLFETVYILLNKKNVTAKELADHFEVSIRTVYRDIEALMFAGIPVYSSRGKNGGIKLLEDYVLDKSIISKSEQNDILYALQSLKAANYPEIGETLSKLNTIFNKSSVDWIEVDFSGYNEVQKKIFENIKNAILNRKVVNFEYYNSNGIKSKRSAEPLKLWFKIKAWYLYAFCRKNSEMRTFKITRIKNLQVTEEIFERLVEKIPLKNEYSETETVKVIFEADKSQAYRIYDEFSQENIKKKENGNFEVVTENVENEWLYGYLLSFGENIKIFEPLRIKNILSEKIEKMKSNYK; encoded by the coding sequence ATGCAAATAAACAGACTTTTTGAAACAGTTTATATACTATTAAATAAAAAAAATGTAACGGCAAAAGAGCTTGCAGATCATTTTGAAGTTTCGATAAGAACGGTGTACAGGGATATAGAAGCATTGATGTTTGCAGGAATACCCGTTTATTCTTCAAGAGGAAAAAATGGGGGTATAAAACTTCTTGAAGATTATGTTTTAGATAAATCAATAATTTCCAAAAGTGAACAAAATGATATATTGTATGCACTGCAAAGCTTAAAAGCAGCTAATTATCCTGAAATTGGAGAAACTCTTTCAAAATTGAATACAATTTTCAATAAATCATCAGTTGACTGGATAGAAGTAGATTTTTCAGGATATAATGAAGTACAGAAGAAAATATTTGAAAACATAAAAAATGCAATATTAAATAGAAAAGTAGTAAATTTTGAATATTATAACAGTAATGGAATTAAGTCAAAACGTAGTGCTGAACCCTTAAAATTATGGTTTAAAATAAAAGCATGGTATTTATATGCTTTCTGTCGAAAAAACAGTGAAATGAGGACTTTTAAAATAACAAGAATTAAAAATCTTCAAGTAACGGAAGAAATTTTTGAGAGATTAGTAGAAAAAATTCCTTTGAAAAATGAATACAGTGAAACAGAAACTGTAAAAGTTATTTTTGAAGCCGATAAATCTCAGGCATATCGTATTTATGACGAATTTTCTCAAGAAAATATAAAAAAGAAAGAAAACGGGAATTTTGAAGTTGTGACAGAAAATGTTGAAAATGAATGGCTATACGGTTATTTACTGTCATTTGGAGAGAATATAAAAATATTTGAGCCTTTAAGGATAAAAAATATTTTATCCGAAAAAATTGAAAAAATGAAAAGCAATTATAAATAA
- a CDS encoding helix-turn-helix transcriptional regulator, which translates to MKTTNYHLQSIFKNNEGMSIKYYILSLKMNHAKFLLKTTNYSIFDISVEVGYENPSKFAKVFKNYFGIFPSKYRKQSK; encoded by the coding sequence ATGAAAACAACCAACTACCATCTCCAGTCAATCTTTAAAAATAATGAAGGCATGAGCATAAAGTATTATATTCTAAGTCTTAAAATGAATCATGCCAAATTTCTTCTGAAAACTACAAATTATAGTATATTCGATATTTCAGTTGAAGTAGGGTATGAAAATCCAAGTAAATTTGCCAAAGTTTTTAAAAATTATTTTGGAATTTTTCCGAGTAAATATAGAAAACAATCTAAATAA
- a CDS encoding ABC transporter ATP-binding protein, with protein MKNLKFLLKLSGQHKIKLIISALFSVISTSFSAVPYILVYKIILELFNKNVDYEKIKILVFLTIFFVIFSVITLILSGIFSHISAFNILYKIRINLIEHMSKLNMGFFRKNPSGKLKKIINEDIEKLENFIAHQIPDLSSAFFTPLIFLGIMIYFDRMLTFVLFIPFILGFIVQSGMYKNYSTKVDCFYKLSAKLNSTIMEYINAMNVMKAFNLTAKSFREYKNTTQEYADYWIKLTKMSVPYYSAFLCLIDTGLLFIIPIGGIMLQKGNISAATYILFIIMSSIFLNSLKSLFELSFNLSFLLKGMEKITEIFEEKEQKSGNLNFPKNFSKHLKYENISFSYDKTEIITDFSLTVKAGSTVALVGPSGSGKTTIGLLAGRFWDVNKGKISMDNIDIRDISYENLMENTSFVFQETFMLHDTIYENIKMGKEYTREEIENAAKQAQIHDFILSLPNGYTTKIGEGGIKLSGGEKQRISIARAILKNTPIIILDEVTSYSDIENEAEIQKALKMLLKGKTALIIAHRLYTIKNADNIIYMDKGKIIEQGTHEELLKNKSAYWHLWSRYNEENNNGMEAEKC; from the coding sequence ATGAAAAATTTAAAATTTTTATTAAAATTATCAGGGCAACACAAAATAAAACTTATTATTTCAGCATTATTCAGTGTAATAAGTACAAGTTTTTCAGCCGTCCCTTATATTCTTGTATATAAAATCATTTTGGAACTTTTTAATAAGAATGTTGATTATGAAAAAATAAAAATACTTGTTTTCCTAACAATATTTTTTGTAATATTTAGTGTTATCACTCTTATTTTATCAGGAATTTTTTCCCATATTTCGGCATTTAACATTCTTTATAAAATAAGAATAAATTTAATCGAACATATGTCAAAACTGAATATGGGATTTTTCAGAAAAAATCCGTCAGGAAAACTGAAAAAGATTATTAATGAAGATATAGAAAAACTGGAAAATTTTATTGCACATCAAATTCCCGACTTATCTTCAGCATTTTTTACTCCGTTAATTTTTCTCGGGATTATGATATATTTTGATCGAATGCTTACTTTTGTTTTATTTATTCCCTTTATTTTAGGATTTATTGTTCAAAGCGGTATGTATAAAAATTACAGTACAAAAGTCGACTGCTTCTATAAACTATCTGCAAAATTAAATTCCACAATTATGGAATATATAAATGCAATGAATGTTATGAAAGCCTTTAACCTCACTGCAAAATCTTTTAGAGAATATAAAAATACTACTCAGGAATATGCCGACTATTGGATCAAACTCACTAAAATGAGTGTCCCTTACTACTCCGCTTTTCTCTGCCTTATAGACACAGGACTACTCTTCATTATTCCCATAGGAGGAATAATGCTCCAAAAAGGTAATATTTCCGCTGCAACTTATATTTTGTTTATTATAATGAGTTCTATATTTCTAAATTCATTAAAATCCCTTTTTGAACTTTCCTTTAATCTTTCCTTTCTTTTAAAAGGAATGGAAAAAATCACTGAAATTTTTGAAGAAAAAGAACAGAAATCGGGAAATCTTAATTTCCCCAAAAACTTTTCCAAACATTTAAAATATGAAAATATATCCTTTTCTTATGATAAAACCGAAATTATAACAGATTTTTCTCTTACTGTTAAAGCAGGAAGCACAGTTGCTCTTGTAGGTCCCTCAGGATCCGGAAAAACCACTATCGGACTTCTTGCGGGAAGATTCTGGGACGTGAATAAAGGAAAGATAAGTATGGACAATATTGATATACGAGATATTTCCTATGAAAATCTTATGGAAAATACTTCTTTCGTTTTTCAGGAAACATTTATGCTTCATGATACAATATATGAAAATATAAAAATGGGAAAAGAATATACTCGGGAAGAAATTGAAAATGCTGCAAAGCAAGCACAGATTCACGACTTTATACTTTCTCTTCCTAACGGATACACAACTAAAATAGGAGAAGGAGGAATTAAACTGAGTGGTGGAGAAAAACAGAGAATTTCTATAGCAAGAGCTATTTTGAAAAATACTCCTATTATTATATTGGATGAAGTTACATCTTATTCAGATATCGAAAATGAAGCTGAAATTCAAAAAGCTCTAAAAATGCTCCTCAAAGGAAAAACGGCTCTAATTATAGCTCATAGACTTTACACTATAAAAAATGCAGATAACATTATATATATGGACAAAGGAAAAATTATAGAACAGGGAACTCACGAAGAACTGCTTAAAAATAAATCTGCTTATTGGCATTTATGGTCTCGATACAATGAAGAAAATAATAATGGAATGGAGGCGGAAAAATGTTAA